AAAGCAGCATGAATAATATGGATACACACTTTTACACACAACTCTTGACATTACCTACAAGAATCCCCGTCTCAGCATTTTCTTGACACATGGATATCGAATTGGTTCAGTGGTTTGTCGGTGTGAAAAACGTATCATGGAGAAAGGCAAGAAAATGAATGTACACGAAATGGGCAGGGTTTTGATACTCGGTTTGGCGGGTGCTATCATCGCCGGGAATACTGTTGCCTCTAACTGGTCCGAGTCCATCACGATCAAGGGCGATCTCCGGTATCGTCATGAAATGATTGAAGCGGGGGAGGAGGATGCACGCCATCGGCAAAGGATACGAGCGCGTCTCGGGGTCTATGCAAACGTTTCCCCGTATACACAGGTGGGGATCAGGCTGGCCACTGGAAGCACTGATCCGATATCGACTAACCAGACCTTGGATGGAGCGTCCAGTACTAAGACCTTTAGCCTCGATCTGGCCTACTTTGAAACGTACCACGAAGCTGTTCCATGTCTGCGCATTACGGCTGGTAAGTTAAAGAATCCGTTTATCAAGCCCGCCAAGTCCGAACTGATCTGGGACGGTGACTGGAATCCTGAAGGTGGTGCTGTTACGATTAACAAAACGTTGGGCCAGATCGATCTGACCATGATTGGGGCTGGGCTATGGCTTGATGAACGGGCGTCAGGCGATGATTCATATTTGGTGGCAGGGCAGGGAATAGGGCGGTTCCATTTCAATGACGGGAAGTCAACAGTCGCTGTGGGGGTGGGTTTTTTCAACTACGTCAACACATTGGGTTTTGAGCCGTACTTTGACCATGATCATTCCGCCGGGAACACGACTGTACCATATGTCGAGGATGAGGAGGTCGACACCGTTCTTCATTATGCAAATGACTATGATCTGATCGAAGTATTTGGCGAGATCACTCACAAGTTTCAGAATACTCCCGTCTTGGTAATGGCTGACTACGTTACCAATAGCGGAGCCTATAGCCTTGAGACCGGCTGGCTCGTGGGCTTTCAGATCGGGAAGGCCAAAAAGTCCGGTTCCTGGCAGCTGAATTACTTCTACCGTGAAGTTGAGAAAGATGCTGTTGTGGGTGCTTTTACATCCTCTGACTTTGGTGGTGGTGGCACTGACTCCAAGGGGCACGTACTTGGCGGAGCGGTGCAACTGGCTCGTAACACGGTGTTCAAGATGACATACTTCATCAACGAAACGGGTCTGAGCGAATACGCAACGGAGGATTTCAAACGACTTCAGTTCGATTTGCAATTGAAGTTTTGACTGTGTAGGTCCCGGGCTATTCTTTCCTTCTTGCGCGGATGATCGTGTTGACTTATCCTGCATCGTTTGCCGGAGTAGTGGAATCACCTGCTGAACAGGTGTTTCTATACACCAGGACTTAAAAAACTGATCCGGATGATTCGGCAATAGTATAGTGATCATAATACAATAACTCAGGCCACTAGATAATGACTTCGCCTTACGATGATTCAGTATTCGTCCCGGGGACTGGAAGTGAATAAGTTATCTGCAACGGAAATCTTTAGTTACCGGACGCCTCGCGGCATCACTCCATGGGCTTTCGGGGTCCTGAGCTTG
The DNA window shown above is from Candidatus Zixiibacteriota bacterium and carries:
- a CDS encoding putative porin, with the protein product MTHGYRIGSVVCRCEKRIMEKGKKMNVHEMGRVLILGLAGAIIAGNTVASNWSESITIKGDLRYRHEMIEAGEEDARHRQRIRARLGVYANVSPYTQVGIRLATGSTDPISTNQTLDGASSTKTFSLDLAYFETYHEAVPCLRITAGKLKNPFIKPAKSELIWDGDWNPEGGAVTINKTLGQIDLTMIGAGLWLDERASGDDSYLVAGQGIGRFHFNDGKSTVAVGVGFFNYVNTLGFEPYFDHDHSAGNTTVPYVEDEEVDTVLHYANDYDLIEVFGEITHKFQNTPVLVMADYVTNSGAYSLETGWLVGFQIGKAKKSGSWQLNYFYREVEKDAVVGAFTSSDFGGGGTDSKGHVLGGAVQLARNTVFKMTYFINETGLSEYATEDFKRLQFDLQLKF